One Lepus europaeus isolate LE1 chromosome 7, mLepTim1.pri, whole genome shotgun sequence DNA segment encodes these proteins:
- the TAGLN gene encoding transgelin, which produces MANKGPSYGMSREVQSKIEKKYDEELEERLVEWIIVQCGPDVGRPDRGRLGFQVWLKNGVILSKLVNSLYPESSKPVKVPENPPSMVFKQMEQVAQFLKAAEDYGVTKTDMFQTVDLFEGKDMAAVQRTLMALGSLAVTKNDGHYRGDPNWFMKKAQEHKREFTESQLQEGKHVIGLQMGSNRGASQAGMTGYGRPRQIIS; this is translated from the exons ATGGCCAACAAGGGTCCTTCCTATGGCATGAGCCGCGAGGTGCAATCCAAAATTGAGAAGAAGTACGACGAGGAGCTGGAGGAGCGGCTGGTGGAGTGGATCATCGTGCAGTGCGGCCCTGACGTGGGCCGCCCGGACCGTGGGCGCCTGGGCTTCCAGGTCTGGCTGAAGAACGGCGTG ATCCTCAGCAAGCTGGTGAACAGCCTGTACCCAGAGAGCTCCAAGCCAGTCAAGGTGCCCGAGAACCCACCCTCCATGGTCTTCAAGCAGATGGAGCAGGTGGCTCAGTTCCTGAAGGCAGCTGAGGACTACGGGGTCACCAAGACTGACATGTTCCAGACTGTTGACCTCTTTGAAG GCAAAGACATGGCTGCAGTGCAGAGGACCCTGATGGCTTTGGGCAGCCTGGCAGTGACCAAGAATGATGGGCACTACCGTGGAGATCCCAACTGGTTTATGAA GAAAGCGCAGGAGCACAAGCGGGAGTTCACAGAGAGCCAGCTGCAGGAGGGCAAGCATGTCATCGGCCTTCAGATGGGCAGCAACAGAGGGGCCTCGCAGGCGGGCATGACAGGCTACGGACGACCTCGGCAGATCATCAGCTAG